A region of uncultured Anaeromusa sp. DNA encodes the following proteins:
- a CDS encoding LytS/YhcK type 5TM receptor domain-containing protein, whose product MDLELLLQLSLNMSFVALAAYLMGRNRYIIQCATQPYRLKHWLTLSVAFSILSAIGTYTGVPIHDALANTRMVGVIMSGFMGGPLVGLATGAASAIHRYSIGGFTAEICAVASLLVGLIAGLVRRKVGFARLDWKTGAAVALAGEFMQKSLVMLLAQPYEKALAMEKAIALPTTIVSVVGTIIFIVILKNIREEQTLYGAKAAEQALDIATQALPYARQGLNEESAGMIAGIIYDITKMDAVAVTDREKIIAFIGDGADHHTAGQPIAGKATKEALQNGQVVVHKNEGIRECPQLSCPLRSSVIAPLVAHGKAIGTIKLFRSHEDGISPFDIRIAGGVAHLLSVQLELAEMDQQILMREKAELKALQAQINPHFLFNTLSIIMSFCRTDPDTARQLLSHLSTLLKRSFQQRQDVVTLGDELEGIHAYLEIAKRRFGSRLRVQIHAAEEVKQVLVPVLSVQPLVENAVQHGLFPKTDACELEILAFYEKDLVIIRVCDNGIGMQEETLQKLKEFRSEGIGLKNVNGRLVSLFGEEAGLHVQSQEGYGTQVELRIPWKGTVQHAV is encoded by the coding sequence ATGGATCTCGAATTGCTGCTGCAATTAAGTTTAAATATGTCTTTTGTGGCGTTAGCGGCGTATTTGATGGGGCGAAATCGCTATATAATCCAATGCGCCACACAGCCGTACCGGTTAAAGCATTGGTTGACCTTAAGTGTAGCGTTTTCTATTTTATCAGCTATTGGTACGTATACAGGAGTTCCTATTCATGATGCCTTGGCCAATACCCGCATGGTAGGGGTGATTATGAGCGGCTTTATGGGGGGACCGCTGGTCGGTCTGGCTACAGGAGCCGCCAGCGCCATTCATCGCTATTCCATCGGCGGCTTTACGGCGGAAATTTGTGCGGTAGCCAGCCTTTTGGTAGGACTGATAGCAGGCTTGGTTCGGCGTAAAGTGGGTTTTGCGAGGTTAGATTGGAAGACGGGCGCTGCGGTAGCGTTAGCGGGCGAATTTATGCAAAAAAGCCTGGTTATGCTGCTGGCGCAACCCTATGAGAAAGCTCTTGCTATGGAAAAGGCCATTGCCTTGCCGACAACGATCGTAAGTGTCGTGGGAACCATTATCTTTATTGTAATTTTGAAAAACATCCGTGAAGAGCAGACTCTTTATGGAGCTAAGGCGGCGGAGCAGGCTCTCGATATTGCCACACAGGCGCTGCCATACGCCCGTCAGGGCTTGAATGAGGAGTCGGCGGGGATGATTGCCGGAATTATTTACGACATCACCAAAATGGATGCAGTGGCGGTTACCGATAGGGAAAAGATTATTGCCTTCATCGGCGACGGCGCCGATCATCATACCGCCGGACAGCCGATTGCCGGCAAGGCTACCAAGGAAGCCTTGCAGAACGGTCAGGTGGTTGTGCACAAAAATGAGGGTATTCGGGAGTGTCCGCAGCTGTCTTGTCCGCTACGGTCCAGTGTCATTGCGCCGCTGGTGGCGCATGGTAAAGCGATAGGCACGATTAAACTTTTCCGCTCTCATGAGGATGGTATTTCACCCTTTGATATTCGCATTGCTGGCGGGGTAGCGCATCTTTTGTCGGTGCAGCTGGAGCTGGCGGAGATGGATCAGCAGATTTTAATGCGGGAGAAAGCGGAACTGAAGGCCCTGCAGGCGCAGATTAATCCGCATTTCTTATTTAATACTTTGTCCATTATCATGTCCTTTTGCCGTACCGATCCCGATACGGCGCGCCAGCTTTTGTCGCATTTGTCTACGCTTTTAAAACGCAGCTTCCAGCAGCGTCAGGATGTAGTAACCTTGGGTGATGAGCTGGAGGGCATTCATGCGTACTTGGAAATTGCCAAACGTCGTTTTGGCAGCCGCTTGCGCGTACAGATACACGCAGCGGAAGAGGTAAAGCAGGTATTGGTGCCGGTATTATCAGTGCAGCCCTTGGTGGAAAATGCGGTGCAGCACGGGCTTTTCCCTAAGACAGACGCATGTGAGTTAGAGATTCTGGCTTTTTATGAAAAAGATCTGGTAATCATTCGAGTTTGCGATAACGGTATTGGCATGCAGGAAGAAACGCTGCAAAAATTGAAAGAATTTCGTAGTGAGGGTATTGGCTTGAAAAATGTCAACGGACGCTTAGTAAGTCTTTTTGGCGAAGAAGCCGGTCTGCATGTGCAAAGCCAAGAGGGGTATGGTACGCAAGTAGAGCTTCGCATTCCCTGGAAAGGAACGGTACAGCATGCGGTATAA
- a CDS encoding LytTR family DNA-binding domain-containing protein, whose protein sequence is MRYKVVIVDDEAPICDEIEYLLKQYVDIEICAKFSRAADALAYLVEHSIDLLFLDIQMPGLSGLELAQKIKQLSRPPLIVFVTAFAEHALEAFSTSAVGYLTKPIEEDRLAEVLRKIRSFALHGNGEAQPALCRICVLEKGNIIPLAPKDIVFVQVNEKDVFVHTAANKHLCPLSLKEVEELLEEQLFMRVHRQYLVNLAEIREIVPWFHGSFLLRMKNGHEVPVSRNKAKALKQAFGF, encoded by the coding sequence ATGCGGTATAAGGTGGTTATTGTTGATGATGAAGCGCCTATTTGCGATGAAATTGAGTACTTGTTGAAACAGTATGTTGATATCGAAATCTGCGCTAAATTTTCCCGTGCTGCGGACGCTTTGGCATATTTGGTGGAGCATTCCATCGATCTTTTATTTCTCGATATTCAAATGCCGGGACTTAGCGGCTTAGAACTGGCGCAGAAAATAAAGCAACTGTCGCGGCCGCCGCTGATTGTTTTTGTAACAGCTTTTGCAGAGCATGCGTTAGAGGCATTTTCTACCTCGGCAGTGGGCTATTTGACCAAACCGATCGAAGAAGATCGATTAGCGGAGGTCTTGCGAAAGATTCGCTCCTTTGCTTTGCACGGCAATGGCGAAGCCCAGCCGGCATTGTGCCGAATTTGCGTGTTGGAAAAAGGTAATATTATTCCCCTGGCGCCTAAAGACATTGTCTTTGTGCAGGTCAACGAAAAGGACGTTTTTGTGCATACCGCGGCAAACAAGCATTTGTGTCCGTTGAGTCTGAAAGAGGTGGAAGAACTGTTGGAAGAGCAGCTTTTCATGCGGGTACACCGACAGTATTTAGTGAATTTGGCGGAGATTCGCGAGATTGTTCCTTGGTTTCACGGCTCATTTCTTTTGCGCATGAAAAATGGGCATGAAGTGCCTGTCAGCCGGAATAAAGCTAAAGCTCTTAAGCAGGCGTTTGGGTTCTAA
- a CDS encoding DUF6803 family protein: MSMTHYMELLAASQPWNLIIYMVIPVALAEALVAMEFVLLFRQRYEGTLRQVHKIAGIVLGVYFFGIMVQLGTQVLPNLVWRGPADVLAVGSYLLAGVPLVAIALLELGIWGGQASAREKMKYHFLLLTAFLIITHVAMVFGMVDPTIMGWQPQMDGGMMQHGQHHGQ; this comes from the coding sequence ATGAGCATGACCCATTATATGGAGCTGCTGGCGGCCAGCCAGCCTTGGAATTTGATTATTTACATGGTGATTCCGGTAGCCTTGGCGGAAGCTTTGGTGGCTATGGAGTTTGTGCTGCTCTTTAGACAGCGCTACGAAGGAACGCTGCGCCAGGTTCATAAAATAGCCGGTATTGTTTTGGGAGTGTACTTCTTCGGGATTATGGTACAGTTGGGAACACAAGTACTTCCCAATCTGGTGTGGAGAGGGCCGGCTGATGTGTTGGCCGTAGGGTCATATCTCTTAGCCGGGGTGCCGTTGGTAGCTATCGCTTTATTGGAACTGGGAATTTGGGGCGGCCAAGCGTCGGCAAGGGAAAAAATGAAATACCATTTTCTGCTGCTGACCGCTTTTCTAATCATTACCCATGTGGCTATGGTCTTCGGCATGGTGGACCCAACCATTATGGGCTGGCAGCCGCAGATGGACGGCGGCATGATGCAGCATGGACAGCATCATGGGCAATAA
- a CDS encoding response regulator transcription factor, with translation MRGFKKGERTTVRVLLVDDDQKLLELLNAYFLKNGFAVLEAMNGLDALELAQREAPDLIVLDLMLPGLDGWEVCRSLRKTSDVPILMLTARDEEADRLIGLELGADDYVTKPFSPREVVARAKAILRRSRREMPTENELRQGPLVMLMEQHRVLLHGKELELTPTEYKLLETLAARPGRVFSRLQLVEQVQGYAFEGYERTVDAHVKNLRRKLGEEQQLVQTVYGVGYKWSSEAE, from the coding sequence TTGCGTGGCTTTAAGAAAGGAGAGCGGACGACAGTGCGGGTATTGCTTGTAGACGACGACCAAAAACTTTTGGAGCTGCTAAACGCCTATTTTTTAAAGAATGGCTTTGCTGTTTTGGAAGCAATGAACGGATTAGATGCGTTGGAGTTGGCGCAGCGAGAAGCGCCGGATCTAATCGTATTGGATTTGATGCTGCCTGGTCTCGATGGCTGGGAGGTATGCCGGAGCCTGCGCAAAACCAGCGATGTGCCTATCTTAATGCTGACAGCCCGGGACGAAGAAGCGGATCGTTTAATTGGCCTGGAACTGGGGGCGGATGACTATGTGACGAAGCCGTTCAGCCCCCGGGAAGTGGTAGCTCGGGCTAAGGCTATTTTGCGGCGCAGCCGCCGAGAAATGCCGACGGAAAATGAACTTCGCCAGGGGCCTTTGGTGATGTTAATGGAACAGCATCGAGTCTTATTGCATGGCAAAGAACTGGAACTGACGCCGACGGAGTACAAACTGCTGGAAACGCTGGCTGCCAGACCTGGACGGGTTTTTTCCAGGCTCCAGCTGGTGGAACAAGTGCAGGGCTATGCTTTTGAAGGATACGAGCGTACAGTGGATGCTCATGTCAAGAATTTGCGGCGCAAATTGGGCGAAGAGCAGCAGCTGGTGCAGACTGTATATGGCGTAGGTTATAAATGGAGCAGTGAAGCGGAATGA
- a CDS encoding ATP-binding protein has product MNSIQYRIAGLVFLSITITVVVLVFLANYQMMLHFETYLFMQGMHGGGQEEAYLNNIHDSLFGVGAVMVFFGLVFSFFLARGITEPLRRLGKAAEGIADGRYGETVPVEKKDEVGQLAETFNHMSLSLKEAIQMRQRFLADAAHELRTPLAVIQGNLEGMLDGIVPADEKNLSSLREEALHLNRLIQDLRELSLAENGQLPLEKEEVELHILADRAAGILQPLAEEKQVLLQAEAAEVSSVRLDKQRMNQIIYNLLTNALRHTPPGGRVTVAVRQETSEVVLAVSDTGEGIAPEHLPYIFEHFYRVDASRDRRSGGSGIGLAIVRRLVEAQGGKVTVQSRLGEGSCFEVRFKKS; this is encoded by the coding sequence ATGAATAGTATTCAATACCGGATTGCCGGCTTGGTGTTTTTGTCTATTACCATAACGGTGGTAGTTTTGGTTTTTTTGGCGAATTACCAAATGATGCTGCATTTTGAAACGTACTTGTTTATGCAGGGGATGCATGGCGGCGGGCAAGAGGAAGCGTATCTTAACAATATCCATGATTCGCTGTTTGGGGTAGGCGCTGTCATGGTCTTTTTCGGGCTGGTGTTTAGTTTTTTTCTGGCCAGAGGCATTACTGAACCGCTGCGGCGATTGGGAAAAGCCGCAGAAGGCATTGCTGACGGGCGTTATGGAGAAACGGTGCCTGTGGAGAAAAAAGATGAAGTAGGGCAGTTGGCAGAAACATTTAATCATATGTCCTTGTCTTTGAAGGAAGCCATTCAAATGCGGCAGCGGTTCTTGGCCGACGCCGCTCATGAGCTGCGCACGCCTTTGGCGGTCATTCAGGGTAATTTGGAAGGCATGCTGGACGGCATTGTCCCGGCAGATGAAAAAAACTTATCTTCTTTGCGGGAAGAAGCGCTGCATTTGAATCGCCTGATTCAAGATTTGCGGGAGTTATCCTTGGCGGAGAACGGGCAGCTTCCGTTGGAAAAAGAAGAGGTGGAACTTCATATTCTTGCAGATCGAGCCGCAGGCATACTGCAGCCATTAGCCGAGGAAAAGCAAGTGTTGTTGCAGGCTGAAGCAGCAGAAGTGTCGTCCGTACGTTTGGATAAACAACGCATGAACCAGATTATTTATAATTTGCTTACCAATGCGCTGCGTCATACGCCTCCTGGCGGACGGGTGACGGTGGCTGTACGACAAGAAACAAGCGAAGTGGTTTTGGCAGTTAGCGATACGGGCGAGGGCATAGCGCCGGAGCATCTTCCTTATATTTTTGAGCATTTTTACCGGGTGGACGCATCTAGAGACCGTCGCAGCGGCGGTTCCGGCATTGGCTTGGCTATAGTGCGCCGCTTGGTGGAAGCTCAGGGTGGCAAGGTGACGGTGCAAAGCCGTTTAGGCGAAGGAAGCTGCTTTGAAGTGCGCTTTAAGAAAAGCTGA
- a CDS encoding SHOCT domain-containing protein: MWMHGFGGGPLGYVGMGIGMLMHVLVLAVLVLFAVWLFRSLKGGSVTKHEGAPTNALEVLKLRLAKGEITLEEYRERKDELEKV; encoded by the coding sequence ATGTGGATGCATGGATTTGGCGGAGGACCTTTGGGATATGTGGGCATGGGCATTGGCATGCTGATGCATGTGCTGGTGTTGGCGGTGCTGGTACTGTTTGCAGTGTGGCTGTTCCGCTCCTTGAAAGGCGGCTCTGTTACTAAGCATGAGGGAGCGCCAACCAACGCCTTGGAAGTGCTCAAGCTTCGCTTAGCCAAAGGCGAAATTACTTTGGAAGAGTACCGTGAACGAAAAGATGAATTAGAAAAGGTGTAG
- the pheA gene encoding prephenate dehydratase, which yields MAQKRCMAYLGPEGTYSEEVARFLAKDEWRLQGFPSIEDAMWAVAQGEADCCVVPFENSWEGSVNVTLDLLVHEMDLFIQQDVRWPIRHALWVAQTCEKPNSILSHPQALAQCRAFLGRRYPQAARIPVVSTAEAARRVASGDGDAAIGSSLLGELYGLKLLEQGIQDDEGNCTRFVRLVKDPVSCTGGSVQTSLICRIDGEKPGRLYELLAEFAKRDVNLTRIESRPARTKMGEYVFLMDIDGDAAQPKIAEAIKAVQDRCVWMKNLGSYAVSYEANQ from the coding sequence ATGGCGCAGAAGCGATGCATGGCGTATTTGGGACCGGAAGGAACCTATAGTGAGGAAGTGGCTCGTTTTTTAGCAAAAGACGAATGGCGGTTGCAGGGGTTTCCAAGCATTGAAGATGCCATGTGGGCGGTGGCGCAAGGCGAAGCGGATTGCTGTGTCGTTCCTTTTGAAAACTCCTGGGAAGGCTCCGTCAATGTGACCTTAGATTTGCTGGTACATGAAATGGACCTTTTTATTCAGCAGGATGTGCGCTGGCCAATCCGCCATGCGCTATGGGTAGCCCAGACTTGTGAGAAGCCAAACAGCATTTTGTCACATCCTCAGGCCTTGGCGCAGTGCAGGGCTTTTCTAGGACGGCGGTATCCTCAGGCGGCTCGAATTCCTGTGGTCAGTACCGCAGAAGCAGCACGGCGTGTTGCTTCCGGTGATGGCGACGCGGCCATTGGCAGTTCCCTATTGGGTGAATTGTATGGTTTAAAATTGCTTGAACAGGGCATTCAGGATGATGAAGGAAATTGCACGCGCTTTGTGCGGCTAGTGAAAGATCCGGTATCCTGCACCGGTGGTTCAGTGCAGACTTCTTTGATTTGTCGCATTGACGGTGAAAAACCAGGCAGGCTGTATGAGCTTTTGGCGGAATTTGCCAAAAGAGATGTTAATTTAACACGTATTGAGTCACGTCCAGCGCGGACAAAAATGGGTGAATACGTTTTTTTAATGGACATTGATGGAGATGCAGCGCAGCCGAAAATCGCTGAAGCTATTAAGGCGGTGCAAGATCGTTGTGTGTGGATGAAGAACTTAGGTTCCTACGCGGTGAGCTATGAGGCAAACCAATAA
- a CDS encoding TetR/AcrR family transcriptional regulator: protein MRGMDTKDRIMYVAMDLISAKGFRAVTIKEVAAGAGVSEMTVFRKFTSKKNMLMEAFDRFSVSFPFQEIFQDQLTGNPDIDLMNICKAHYKHLEHNRRLMNIFLKEDNNIPELRAKIRQFPVEMKKHLIAYFEQMQKDGKLPKDNAELQYNSFSTVAVGQFWWRMFINDNPAEQVLDSDVNTVLEYSVRAFLHGLKAQ, encoded by the coding sequence ATGCGAGGAATGGATACGAAAGATCGGATTATGTATGTGGCAATGGACTTGATTTCAGCGAAAGGATTTCGGGCTGTAACAATTAAGGAAGTGGCCGCAGGCGCTGGCGTTAGTGAGATGACGGTGTTTCGCAAGTTTACCAGCAAAAAGAACATGTTGATGGAAGCTTTTGACCGTTTTTCGGTTTCTTTTCCATTTCAGGAAATCTTTCAGGACCAATTGACAGGAAATCCGGATATTGATTTGATGAATATCTGCAAGGCGCATTATAAACACTTAGAGCATAATCGCCGTTTGATGAATATCTTTTTGAAAGAAGACAACAATATTCCCGAATTGCGGGCTAAAATACGCCAGTTTCCTGTGGAAATGAAAAAGCACCTGATTGCCTATTTCGAGCAAATGCAGAAGGATGGAAAGCTTCCCAAGGATAACGCAGAACTGCAGTACAACAGCTTTTCTACCGTCGCGGTAGGGCAATTCTGGTGGCGTATGTTTATCAATGACAACCCAGCGGAGCAGGTTCTGGACAGTGATGTTAATACGGTTCTGGAATACTCTGTACGCGCCTTTTTACACGGTCTGAAAGCGCAGTAA
- the gcvH gene encoding glycine cleavage system protein GcvH — translation MNFPAELSYTAEHQWVRRKDEKTVVVGITDFAQAELGDVVFVDLPQLGRKVNAGDSLLVVESVKAISDVYAPVTGEIVAVNEVLVDEPELVNQEPYGKAWMVEISITEDLPLLLTAQDYEKQLG, via the coding sequence ATGAATTTTCCGGCAGAATTGTCCTATACGGCGGAGCATCAGTGGGTGCGGCGAAAAGATGAGAAAACGGTTGTTGTGGGGATTACGGATTTTGCGCAGGCGGAGCTAGGCGACGTGGTATTTGTGGATTTGCCGCAGCTGGGCCGGAAGGTGAATGCCGGCGACAGCTTGCTTGTGGTGGAATCGGTCAAAGCAATTTCCGACGTCTATGCGCCTGTGACTGGAGAAATTGTCGCTGTGAACGAGGTCTTGGTTGACGAGCCTGAACTGGTTAATCAGGAGCCTTACGGCAAAGCATGGATGGTTGAAATCTCCATAACCGAAGACCTGCCGTTATTACTGACAGCGCAGGACTATGAAAAGCAGCTGGGATGA
- a CDS encoding GGGtGRT protein — translation MVKFEGFERRETKLQQFLQQESLQSLEQAQEICQQKGLDIAAIVKGIQPICFDNACWAYTLGAALAIRKGCTKAAAAAEIIGEGLQAFCIPGSVADNRKVGLGHGRLAAMLLREETKCFAFLAGHESFAAAEGAIGIARSANKVRQEPLRVILNGLGKDAALIISRVNGFTYVQTAFDYAAGKVGIVREKAYSQSERAKVRCYGADDVMEGVAIMHLEGVDISITGNSTNPTRFQHPVAGTYKKERLEQGKRYFSVASGGGTGRTLHPDNMAAGPASYGMTDTMGRMHSDAQFAGSSSVPAHVEMMGLIGMGNNPMVGASVAVAVAVEEAMSK, via the coding sequence ATGGTGAAATTTGAAGGCTTTGAACGCAGAGAAACAAAATTGCAGCAGTTTCTGCAGCAAGAATCACTGCAGTCGTTAGAGCAAGCCCAGGAGATTTGTCAGCAGAAGGGTTTAGATATCGCAGCCATCGTTAAAGGCATCCAACCTATCTGTTTTGATAATGCTTGTTGGGCCTATACGCTGGGGGCGGCGCTGGCGATCCGAAAAGGCTGTACAAAAGCGGCGGCTGCAGCTGAAATTATTGGCGAAGGTCTGCAGGCATTTTGCATTCCCGGCTCTGTGGCGGACAACCGTAAGGTTGGTTTAGGCCATGGCCGTTTGGCAGCGATGCTGCTGCGGGAAGAAACAAAGTGCTTCGCTTTTCTGGCAGGCCATGAGTCTTTTGCCGCGGCAGAAGGCGCTATCGGGATTGCCCGTTCTGCGAACAAGGTGCGTCAAGAGCCGTTGCGTGTCATTTTGAACGGCCTGGGTAAAGACGCGGCGTTGATTATATCCCGGGTCAACGGTTTCACGTATGTGCAGACAGCCTTTGATTATGCAGCAGGCAAAGTGGGCATTGTAAGGGAGAAAGCTTACTCGCAGAGTGAGCGGGCCAAAGTGCGCTGTTATGGTGCGGACGACGTTATGGAAGGCGTCGCGATTATGCATCTGGAGGGAGTAGATATTTCCATTACCGGCAATTCTACGAACCCGACCCGTTTCCAGCATCCGGTGGCAGGGACGTATAAGAAAGAACGCCTGGAGCAGGGAAAACGCTATTTTTCCGTGGCTTCCGGCGGTGGCACCGGGCGTACGTTGCATCCGGATAACATGGCGGCCGGACCGGCTTCGTACGGTATGACAGACACGATGGGACGGATGCACTCGGACGCGCAATTTGCGGGTTCCTCTTCGGTTCCGGCGCATGTGGAGATGATGGGCCTTATCGGCATGGGCAACAATCCCATGGTCGGCGCCAGCGTGGCCGTAGCCGTAGCCGTTGAAGAGGCTATGAGCAAGTAG
- a CDS encoding MFS transporter, translating to MKMHRNVIILGLVSFCTDVSSEMLYPLIPLYVTAVLGASPAILGLIEGVAESLASLLKLFSGRVADRLSRRKPLAILGYGLSAVAKVFFIVATTWTGILGGRVSDRFGKGIRTAPRDALIADASSAGSRGKAFGLHRAMDTAGAVLGIGLAYWLFTSYNGDYQIVFLVALAPAFLGVALLFLVQEDGRSAAQKAKELAFSWGALAPQLKYFLIISFLFNLGNSSNQFLLVRAGTLGFSAAEVILLYLLMNVSYFLLSYPAGVLSDRLGRRSLLAGGYLLYGLVYLGFAIIDSSWPVVGLFIVYGLYIGMTEGVEKALLADMAVEGQKATVYGLHALLVGAALLPASILAGLLWELFGVAAPFYFGGCLGLLAAGALWLALRGMEKA from the coding sequence ATGAAGATGCATCGCAATGTGATTATTTTGGGTCTAGTCAGTTTTTGTACGGATGTATCCAGTGAAATGCTCTATCCATTGATTCCTCTCTATGTCACAGCGGTGTTAGGGGCGTCGCCCGCCATTTTGGGTCTTATTGAAGGGGTCGCCGAGAGTCTAGCCAGTTTGCTTAAATTGTTTTCTGGGCGTGTAGCGGATCGTTTGTCCCGGCGCAAGCCTTTGGCCATTCTCGGTTATGGCTTGTCGGCGGTGGCCAAGGTGTTTTTCATTGTGGCGACAACGTGGACTGGTATTTTAGGGGGACGCGTCAGCGACCGTTTTGGCAAGGGAATCCGTACGGCTCCCCGGGATGCCTTGATTGCCGATGCCAGCAGTGCTGGTTCACGAGGGAAGGCTTTTGGGCTGCACCGCGCTATGGATACGGCAGGAGCTGTGCTTGGTATTGGACTTGCCTATTGGTTGTTTACCAGTTATAACGGCGATTACCAGATTGTCTTTTTGGTAGCTCTGGCGCCAGCTTTTTTAGGCGTAGCGTTGCTGTTTTTGGTGCAGGAAGATGGCCGTTCTGCAGCGCAAAAAGCAAAAGAGCTGGCTTTTTCCTGGGGGGCCTTGGCACCACAGCTCAAGTATTTTCTCATCATCAGTTTTTTGTTCAATCTCGGTAATTCTTCGAATCAGTTTTTGCTGGTGAGAGCGGGGACGCTGGGTTTTTCGGCAGCGGAAGTGATTTTGCTATACTTGCTGATGAATGTCAGCTATTTTTTGCTGTCGTATCCTGCAGGGGTGTTGTCAGATCGTTTGGGTCGGCGCAGCCTCTTGGCGGGCGGCTATTTACTGTATGGCTTGGTATATCTTGGCTTTGCCATTATCGATAGCTCTTGGCCAGTGGTAGGGCTTTTCATCGTATATGGCTTGTATATTGGGATGACGGAAGGCGTGGAAAAGGCGTTGTTGGCGGATATGGCTGTCGAAGGGCAAAAAGCCACGGTGTACGGCTTGCATGCGCTTTTAGTGGGTGCTGCCCTGTTGCCGGCGTCCATTTTAGCCGGGTTGCTTTGGGAGCTCTTTGGGGTAGCGGCGCCGTTCTACTTCGGCGGCTGTCTGGGTCTTTTGGCCGCGGGCGCTCTCTGGCTGGCTTTGCGAGGTATGGAGAAGGCATAG
- the glpK gene encoding glycerol kinase GlpK, which translates to MSKYILSLDQGTTSSRAILFDHESNIIAVAQKEFRQIFPKPAWVEHNADEIWATQIGVVAEVIATAGINASDVAAIGITNQRETTVVWDKHTGKPVYNAIVWQSRQSIDICNDIKAKGLEPLFRKKTGLVMDAYFSGTKVKWILDHVEGARERAEKGDLLFGTIDTWLTWKLTGGKVHVTDYSNASRTLMYNIRELKWDEELLEILTVPKCMLPEVRPSSEKYGMTDAQIFFGAEVPIAGIAGDQQAALFGQTCFKPGTAKNTYGTGCFMLMNTGEKLYNSNNGLLTTIAWGLDGKVEYALEGSIFIAGAAIQWLRDSLKMIEAASDSEFFASKVDDSEGVYVVPAFAGLGAPYWDMKARGAIFGLTRGSTKSHLIRATLDSLCYQTRDVLSAMESDSGIKLQALKVDGGAVANNLLMQFQADILDVPVDRPEITETTALGAAYLAGLAVGYWKTKEDLVSSWKLDQRFQPDMAAEKRETYYKGWQKAVQRSMNWED; encoded by the coding sequence ATGTCGAAGTACATTCTGTCTCTTGACCAAGGTACAACCAGTTCCCGTGCTATTTTGTTTGATCATGAGTCCAACATTATCGCCGTCGCCCAAAAAGAGTTCCGTCAAATTTTCCCGAAACCGGCTTGGGTTGAGCACAACGCAGACGAAATCTGGGCCACTCAGATCGGCGTCGTCGCCGAAGTTATCGCCACTGCCGGTATCAACGCTTCGGACGTTGCCGCGATCGGCATTACCAACCAGCGTGAAACCACGGTGGTTTGGGACAAACACACTGGTAAACCCGTTTATAACGCCATTGTTTGGCAAAGCCGTCAGAGCATCGATATCTGCAACGATATCAAAGCCAAAGGCCTGGAGCCTTTGTTCCGTAAAAAAACCGGTTTGGTTATGGATGCCTACTTCTCCGGCACCAAAGTGAAATGGATTCTAGACCATGTAGAAGGCGCCCGTGAACGTGCAGAAAAGGGCGATTTGCTGTTCGGCACTATCGACACCTGGCTGACCTGGAAACTGACCGGCGGCAAAGTACATGTCACCGACTATTCCAATGCTTCCCGTACTCTGATGTACAACATCCGCGAGCTGAAATGGGACGAAGAACTGCTAGAAATCCTCACCGTTCCCAAATGCATGCTGCCGGAAGTACGTCCTTCCAGTGAAAAATACGGCATGACCGATGCTCAGATTTTCTTCGGAGCCGAAGTACCTATCGCTGGCATCGCTGGCGACCAACAGGCTGCTCTTTTCGGCCAGACCTGCTTCAAACCGGGTACTGCCAAAAATACGTATGGCACCGGTTGTTTCATGCTTATGAACACCGGCGAAAAACTCTACAACTCTAATAACGGTCTATTGACCACCATCGCCTGGGGCCTTGACGGCAAAGTGGAATACGCCTTGGAAGGCAGTATCTTCATCGCCGGCGCCGCCATTCAGTGGCTGCGCGACAGCCTGAAGATGATCGAAGCCGCTTCGGACTCCGAATTCTTTGCCAGCAAAGTAGATGACTCCGAAGGAGTCTACGTAGTACCGGCTTTTGCCGGCCTAGGCGCTCCTTACTGGGATATGAAAGCTCGCGGTGCGATCTTCGGTCTTACCCGTGGTTCGACTAAGAGCCATCTCATCCGCGCTACTTTGGACTCCCTGTGCTATCAGACTCGGGACGTTCTAAGCGCTATGGAAAGCGATTCCGGCATCAAACTACAGGCTCTGAAAGTAGACGGCGGCGCCGTTGCTAATAACCTGTTGATGCAGTTCCAGGCCGACATTCTAGACGTGCCTGTTGACCGCCCGGAAATCACTGAAACCACCGCTCTGGGCGCTGCCTACCTGGCAGGCCTGGCCGTCGGCTACTGGAAAACCAAAGAAGACCTGGTCAGCAGTTGGAAACTCGACCAGCGCTTCCAACCGGATATGGCTGCTGAAAAACGCGAAACCTACTATAAAGGCTGGCAGAAAGCGGTTCAGCGCTCCATGAACTGGGAAGACTAA